In the bacterium SCSIO 12741 genome, TCGGGTAGGCATGAGTATCAAAGAAATTGCCAATCACCGGAATTCTTCCGTTGGAGCCGTCAAGTCGATTCGCCACCGGATCAAAAACAAACTCCCCTTGGGCGATAAAAGTCTCGATTTATACATTCGGGAAGTGACTTAATGTAAGTAGTTGACTTGCATTGTTGTAACGCTCTTTCAAACCCAATTATTACCGCTCTGTAACCTTTTGAAACCCCCTTCATAAGGCCTTTTTTTAAGAATTGACGGAGATTTACTCAACCATTTCTTCAAATGTCAATTATGAAAACGAAAGTCCTCTTTCTGATTTTATGTGGTCTGTCTTTTTTCGATTCCCATGTACACCTTCACCATGGGCTGATCGGAATATAAATTCTCATTTACCAATAGATATTCTACGGAACCCATAAAATTACCTATGTCTAAAAGATCCTTTTTACTCACCTTATTCATCCTTATCCTAAGCTTTTTTGCCCCCATTATTTTATTCAGCCAAAACATGAGCATCAATGCCAATGGCCAATCCCCAGATCCATCCGCCATGCTGGACATCACCGCAACTGACAAAGGAATATTGATACCGAGAACCGATACCACCGTGGTCAATGCAGCTCATACAGCAGTTGCAAAAGGTCTGTTGATCTATCAAATTTCAGATGAAACCTTTTATTTCTATAACGGCTCTAAATGGATGGGAATCAGCGGAAATGCCAATGACCAACAGAAGGTCGATCAGTTTCAGCTCACCGGTAGTAACCTGACTGTCTCGCTCGAAAATGACAACGAAGCACCCAAAAGTGTAGACCTCTCCAGCTTGAATACCGACAATCAGAAAATCGATGCCTTTGCTCTGAGTGGAAGCAACCTCCAACTGTCGCTTGAGGATGATGCGGAAGCCACCAAATCCGTGGATCTATCCAGTTTGAATTCAGATAACCAGAAGATTGATGTGCTTTCCCTGAGTGGAACTAACCTCCAACTATCGCTCGAAGACGATGGGGAGAGTACCAAATCGGTCAATCTATCTTCCTTGCAAAACATCAGTCAAATTCGCGATACCGATGGTGATACCCGTATCTATACTGAAAAATCGACCGACGAAGATGTGATCCGGTTTCAGGCAGGTGGTACCGAATACCTCAATCTCTCCAATGGCCGATTACAGACCAGTAATACCGGGGGATCTGTTTTTTTGGGAGAAGGAGCCGGAGCTCTGGATGACCTGGGCAATAACCGAAATGTATTTATTGGGCACACCGCTGGTGCGATCAATACTTCTGGAGGCACTAATGTCGCGATCGGCTTTGAAGCACTTCGGTCCAATATTTCAGGATCCCTAAACATCGCTTTGGGAAGAGAGGCCGGCGAGACCAATAATGGGGGCAACAACATCTTTATGGGATTCCGGTCCGGACAACTCAATACCAGTGGAGGGCAAAACATCTTTATCGGCTATCAGGCCGGCCAGCAAAACGCCAATGGCAGTCGTAATATCTTTATTGGATCATTGGCCGGACGATCAGTAGGAGGGAGCAATATGCTCTTCATTGAAAGTTCCACTTCCGCCTCGAACCCACCTTTGATTTACGGTGAATTCGACAACGATATACTTACCATTAACGGCAACCTTCACGCCACCGGAAAATTCGGGGTAGGAACCACCTCCCCAACCACCGAACTGGATGTGAATGGGACAGTTCGCATTCGAGGAGGCTCACCCACAGCCGGAGCCGTTTTGGTAGCCAGCGATGCCAACGGAAATGCGACCTGGAGCAATCCCTTACCCGATGTAGGATACACCCAAACCACAGGTACCACCGGCTATACCAATGCCGACAATTTTCAGCAGGTTACCAATCAAGTAAGCGTAGTCGTCGAATCCGGAGATTTTGTCAAAATAGAAGGCCAGGTCACCGCCCGGCTCACCACCGGTAGCAACGATGACGAATGGGGCCTTAAAGCGGTTAGGACAGGTTCCTGTGGCTCATCCGATGAAAACCTGATCGAATTCACCCCTTCCGAAGACAACGATAATGACCACAGCAATTTCAGGGTGTATAATTACCTCGATTATTATGTGGCCGGGTGTAGTGGGACCATTAACTTTTCACTACAAATGCGTAATACCGGGGACGATGCCTGGGAGGTTCGGGATCGAACTTTGATTGTTACTGTAGTGCGGCAGTGAATTCGACTTTTGGGTTGTGTTTTCTTGGCCTTTTTAGTTTCAAAAAGTGTTAAAGTATTTTCTTTTTGTCACATTTATGCGACATTTGCACCATGAATACGAAAGATAGAATTATTCAAGCTGCTATTGAAGTATTTTCTGCTGATTATTCTGCTACTACCGAAAAAGTGGCTAATAAGGCAGATGTAAGCAGACGAACTCTATTGCGTTATTTTAAGAATAAGAAGCTACTTGTTTTAGAGGTAGCACATTCTATCATGTCTAACTACTACAGCAAGGTAAAAGCAGCACATGCTCAATCAGAAGATTCCCTGGTTCGACTTGAATTAATGTTTTATGGATCAATTGACTGCGGAAATCAATTGAATTTTTTACGGGCCTTAATAGAGCAAAATGAGATAGAGGACGATGATAGCATTTTTGATGACTTTGGAGATTTGTTTACTATTTTTTCTGAGTTATTTAGCGATCTAAAAGAAAGGGGATTGTTGTCTCCCCACGTAACCATTGGTTGGGCTGAATACGCGTTTCACGGGATGTCAGAAGGTGCGGTTATGGCATTAAAGTACGGAGCAGTTGCTGAACGTGATTTATATAAGATGGCCTGGAAATCTTATTGGAATAGTATAAAAAAGCATTAGAATTTTTTTTGCCTAAACATGTCACATTAGCGTGACATTAGACACTTAAAAGAGATGCAAATTGAAGGGAAACGATAAACAAGCACATAAAAAACGATTTAAAATATGAAAAACATGACAATCTCTCTAAAGGGTTCAGGCTCAGTTTTACTCGGGGCCTTGATTTTTCTTAACGCATGCGACTCTCCGTCACCTAAACAGGAGCCTAAAGGAATGGAACAGAAAGTTGAAACACCCCAAAAAGCAGCTCATTCCTCATCTTGGAGTTATGAAGGAGAAACCAGCCCTGAACATTGGAATGAAATTCTGGACCACTCGGAATGTGGCGGAAGCAGGCAATCGCCAATTAATATCTACACGGAAGAGGTAAGTATCGGAGAATCAGGCCTGGATTTTGACGCCTCTTTTTACAACGAGGAAACAGACATTGAATCCATTACCAATAATGGACATACCATTCAATATAATTTCGTTTCTGACAAGAATTATATGGTCTACCAAGGGGATAAATATGTGCTGAAACAATTCCATTTTCATGCTCCTTCAGAACACACACTTAACGGAGTAAGGTACCCCTTAGAAGTACATATGGTACATCATAATGAGGAAAAGAATGACTTTTTGGTCATGGGCTTTTTTGCCGTTCAAGGGAAACCTGATCCTGCCTTTGCATTTTTAGGAAAGTACTTGCCTATTCAGGTAGGGGAGACCAAAGCCATTGATAATGATGCTTTCGATTTTAGTCAAGCATACTCGGGAGTTGAGGGAGATGAAAAAGAAACCTTTTATCACTACAAAGGGTCGCTTACCACACCTCCCTGTTCAGAAAAGGTGAATTGGTTTGTTTCCGGAACCCCGGTTAATGCTTCATTAGAACAGATTAATATGCTTAAAGATCTCATGCCCAAGGATAACTACCGTGGAATTCAACCCTTGAATGACAGAAAAGTGATTGCCCAGGAGTTTTCGTGGGAATAGTTTATCCCTTCTTGTAATACCCTGGAAATTAATCGAATTCTAAGATATGGCTGGCTCGTGTGGAAAGCATAGGTCTCTATGAAAATGGTGGATTAATTCATCAAAGAAGATGGATACGACGAATTAACCCAACAACACCCTATCAAAATTCTGGTCGATACAAGGGTTGGTTTAAGCAGTTCATGGCCTTTCGGGAAGGTTGGGTGAATGTTCCTTCCATCAGGTAGGACAATTCCTTATCGTTCTTGAGTTTTCTGGCAAATCCGGCCCAAATGGGTAAGGCCGTTTTACTTCCAGCGCCTTCATTAAGGGACTTGAAATGAATCTCGGGGCTATCAGCTCCTACCCAGGCTCCTGCCGTAATTTGAGGAGTATAGCCAACAAACCAGCCATCGGAATGGTTTTGACTTGTTCCTGTTTTTCCAGCAATTGGACCATTAAGACTATACTCTGAACGCAAAGCACGAGCCGTTCCCACATTGACAACAGATTCCATCATGTTGGTCATTATGGCGGCTACATTGGGGGTAAAAAGTTCCGTTGCATTTTGAGCCTGATCCTTGTAGATCACCTCGCCAGTTGCTAATTGAATGTGTGAAAGGTATTTGGTGTGTACCCGTTTACCGTTGTTTGGAAAACAGGTGTAAGCATTTACCACATCATACAAACTAATATCAGGAGTGCCCAACGAAATGCTCCCAACTTCCGGAAGGTCGGCCCGGATGCCCATTTGTTTGGCAACGTTTAGTACGTCCCGGAGTCCAGCCCGCAACATCACCTGCACCGATATTACATTGAGTGACCAGGTCAGAGCTCCTTTCATGGTATAGGCTCCATGGTATCGATCCGATGCATTTCGCGGCTGCCAGTCATGAAACTGCCTGTAGGTCATCTTTTCGTTTTTGAAGTAATTGCAAATGTTTACTCCCTGATCTACGGCGGTGACATAAACAAAGGGCTTAAATACAGAACCTACCTGTCGTCTACTTTTTACATGGTCGTATTGCGAATATCCAAAATCCCTGCCGCCTACCCAGGCCAGTACTTCACCTGTGTTTTTTATACAGATAAACCCTGACCGTAGTCGAGTTAAATCCGATTTCGCCTTTTGAAGCATTGATTCTTCTACCAAGGTAAGTGGGCGATTATTTTTCAGTGCCCTTCCTATAGCTTCATATCCTGGATATCGTTTCAATTGAAGCAACTTAATGAGGGTGCTTTTTTCGTCCTCCCATCGCTCTTGCGACCATTCCTTGTTGAATAGTACTTGTAAGGTATCCAAGTGATCATTCATTGCCCTTTCGGCATAGTGCTGTATCCGTGAATCGATGGTTGTAAAAATCTTCAATCCATCAGTGTATGGGTTAAGGTTTAAATAATATTGACTGCCTCCACGGCCAAACATTTCTTTTACCGTTTCAATTATATGCTGAAGAAAGTAAGGGGCAAATTTGGATGGACGTTGATCACGGGCAAGGGAAAGATCCGTTTCAGCGGCAAGCGTATACTGTTCATGGGATAAAAACTCCGATTGAACCATGTTTCTGAGGACGAGGTTTCGCCTCAATTGGCACTCCATCGGATTACGCAGAGGATCGTATTGAGAAGTCCCTTTAAGCATCCCTACAAGCATCGCCATTTCCTGTATTTCCAGTTCGGATGGTTTTTTGTTGAAATAATACTCGGCCGCTGTGTAAATTCCAAAGGTATTGTGGCCAAAAGGTACGGTATTAAGGTAGTGCTCGAGAATCTCTTCTTTGGAATAGATTCTTTCCATCTTTATGGCTGTGAACCATTCCCGAATCTTATGCAAAATCAACACATCGTAATCGAAGGATTTTCTGGGAGTACGGTTCTTAACCAGTTGTTGGGTGATGGTACTTCCTCCACCCGCATGTTTGCCCATCAATAGGGTTTTGACCCCAACGCGCATCAAGCCTATCCAATCGACACCCTTGTGCTCATAGAATCGGATGTCCTCCGTAGCGATCAGGCAATGAATAAGGCTATTTGGCACATCTTCAATGGAAATGCATTGGCGGTTTTCCGAATAGATTTTACCCAATAAAACATGATCTGCACTGTATATTTCCGATGCCTGAGGAAGGCGAAAACTTTTTATGCTCTCATCTGAGGGAACCTGAAGAAAATAGCCATTCCAAAGCAAGGCAATGAGAATCCCGATCAAAATACCGGACCCAAGGAGGAATTTAAGAGCCAATTTGGCGAATCTGGCCATTTCTAAACAGTTGTTCCAAACATAGTGAAATTGAAGGGGTCTGGTGCAATGTGGCCATTCTTGCTTATCGGCAGATATACGGAAATAAGCATCCGCACAGTCGGTCTGGTTGCCGACGCACAATTACGCTCAAAGACTCGCTTTGACGTCCAAATCAACCACCTGTCCCATAATGGCCTTGCGTTATCCGCCCTTGAGTTCGGA is a window encoding:
- a CDS encoding TetR/AcrR family transcriptional regulator, with the protein product MNTKDRIIQAAIEVFSADYSATTEKVANKADVSRRTLLRYFKNKKLLVLEVAHSIMSNYYSKVKAAHAQSEDSLVRLELMFYGSIDCGNQLNFLRALIEQNEIEDDDSIFDDFGDLFTIFSELFSDLKERGLLSPHVTIGWAEYAFHGMSEGAVMALKYGAVAERDLYKMAWKSYWNSIKKH
- a CDS encoding carbonic anhydrase family protein, which codes for MEQKVETPQKAAHSSSWSYEGETSPEHWNEILDHSECGGSRQSPINIYTEEVSIGESGLDFDASFYNEETDIESITNNGHTIQYNFVSDKNYMVYQGDKYVLKQFHFHAPSEHTLNGVRYPLEVHMVHHNEEKNDFLVMGFFAVQGKPDPAFAFLGKYLPIQVGETKAIDNDAFDFSQAYSGVEGDEKETFYHYKGSLTTPPCSEKVNWFVSGTPVNASLEQINMLKDLMPKDNYRGIQPLNDRKVIAQEFSWE
- a CDS encoding transglycosylase domain-containing protein, yielding MARFAKLALKFLLGSGILIGILIALLWNGYFLQVPSDESIKSFRLPQASEIYSADHVLLGKIYSENRQCISIEDVPNSLIHCLIATEDIRFYEHKGVDWIGLMRVGVKTLLMGKHAGGGSTITQQLVKNRTPRKSFDYDVLILHKIREWFTAIKMERIYSKEEILEHYLNTVPFGHNTFGIYTAAEYYFNKKPSELEIQEMAMLVGMLKGTSQYDPLRNPMECQLRRNLVLRNMVQSEFLSHEQYTLAAETDLSLARDQRPSKFAPYFLQHIIETVKEMFGRGGSQYYLNLNPYTDGLKIFTTIDSRIQHYAERAMNDHLDTLQVLFNKEWSQERWEDEKSTLIKLLQLKRYPGYEAIGRALKNNRPLTLVEESMLQKAKSDLTRLRSGFICIKNTGEVLAWVGGRDFGYSQYDHVKSRRQVGSVFKPFVYVTAVDQGVNICNYFKNEKMTYRQFHDWQPRNASDRYHGAYTMKGALTWSLNVISVQVMLRAGLRDVLNVAKQMGIRADLPEVGSISLGTPDISLYDVVNAYTCFPNNGKRVHTKYLSHIQLATGEVIYKDQAQNATELFTPNVAAIMTNMMESVVNVGTARALRSEYSLNGPIAGKTGTSQNHSDGWFVGYTPQITAGAWVGADSPEIHFKSLNEGAGSKTALPIWAGFARKLKNDKELSYLMEGTFTQPSRKAMNCLNQPLYRPEF